In Dendropsophus ebraccatus isolate aDenEbr1 chromosome 14, aDenEbr1.pat, whole genome shotgun sequence, the following proteins share a genomic window:
- the LOC138772342 gene encoding protein kinase C delta type-like — MASTEERENGERRQKRRREEESEEREKKRRGEDGGFERKRQEKRKRQEESEEREKRRRGEDGGVLEDEESGPDGTQDPAPPRCTISDFTIYQELGRGAFGRVFLASTPSRSDYVAMKVIRKKKKNEAILQRERRILLMARDCPFILHLYAALQSRGQAYFITEHLAGGSLEDLIRMCGYLDPNNVRFYTAEIACGLQFLHRKTIVHRDLKPGNIMLDGDGHIRIIDLGLAQDGVSASKKITGVTGTFSYIAPEVFLHQYDTAADWWSLGIVVSRMAAGHSPFYFGPVYKMAYKSITRDQPNIPSWLNNDLHLLITELLCKDPEKRLGVSKNIRDHPFFITIDWEELEQRRAQPPFIPFKAVLRNEHLQWPEETTSHHPVAGFSFTASSWAR; from the exons ATGGCGTCTACGGAGGAGAGAGAAAATGGCgaaaggagacagaagaggaggagagaggaggagagcgaggagcgagagaagaagaggagaggagaggacggaGGATTCGAGAGGAAGAGacaggagaagaggaagagacAAGAGGAGAGCGAGGAgcgagagaagaggaggagaggagaggatggcGGAGTATTGGAGGATGAGGAGTCAGGACCGGACGGCACCCAGGACCCCGCACCACCCAGATGTACCATCAGCGACTTCACCATCTATCAGGAACTAGGTAGAGGCGCCTTTGGAAGA GTGTTCCTGGCATCAACCCCCAGCCGAAGCGACTACGTGGCCATGAAAGTCAtcaggaaaaagaagaagaatgaaGCCATTCTACAGAGAGAGCGGCGGATACTTCTGATGGCCCGAGACTGCCCGTTCATCCTCCACCTGTATGCCGCACTGCAGTCTCGGGGCCAGGCCTACTTCATCACCGAGCATCTGGCCGGCGGCAGCCTGGAGGATCTGATTCGGATGTGCGGCTATCTGGACCCTAACAACGTCAGATTCTACACAGCTGAGATAGCATGCGGACTCCAGTTTCTTCACAGAAAGACGATCGTCCACCG AGATTTAAAGCCTGGAAACATCATGTTGGATGGAGACGGACACATCCGGATAATCGACCTGGGGCTTGCCCAAGATGGAGTCAGCGCCTCCAAGAAGATCACTGGAGTGACGGGCACATTCAGCTACATCGCCCCTGAGGTCTTCCtccaccagtatgacacagcagcGGACTGGTGGAGCCTGGGGATCGTCGTATCCAGGATGGCAGCAGGACACTCCCCGTTCTACTTCGGCCCTGTCTACAAGATGGCGTATAAATCCATCACCAGGGACCAGCCTAATATTCCATCATGGCTGAATAATGACTTACATCTTCTCATTACAGAACTGCTGTGTAAAGATCCTGAGAAGCGTCTGGGAGTGTCCAAGAACATCAGAGACCATCCGTTCTTCATCACTATCGATTGGGAGGAGCTGGAGCAGAGGAGAGCACAGCCGCCATTCATCCCATTCAAGGCAGTTCTGAGGAATGAACATCTGCAGTGGCCGGAGGAGACAACGTCCCATCACCCCGTGGCCGGATTCTCCTTCACAGCATCAAGCTGGGCCCGGTGA